The Haloarcula sp. CBA1127 genomic interval GGACTGCTGGCGACGTGTCGGTCGCCGGTCCTCACGTTCGGTTCCACAACGCTGTGTTACGACCCGTTCTACGTGTTCAACCGACTGTTCCTCGGCGCACTGGGCGACCCCTTCACGGGTGGCTGGTCGCCGCTGAACGCACAGTTCGCGGCGACGCTTCGAGAGACGACGATCCTGGTGTTCACCGGGCTCTCGGTAGCCCTAGCCTTCCGTGCGGGCATCTTCAACATCGGGACGCAAGGCCAGCTCATCATCGGCGCGCTGGCGGCCGCACTGACAGTGCTGTGGGCCGGCTCGCTGGTCTCCGGAACAATCGCGCTCGTTCTGTTCATCCCGCTCGGGCTGCTCGCTGGCGCAATCGGCGGCGGCCTCTACGGTGCGATACCCGGTGCGTTGAAAGCCTACGCCGATGCGAACGAGGTCATTACCACTATCATGCTCAACTTCGTCGCTGTCCGGGTCTCGCTGTATCTCGTCCGGAACCACTTCGCCGACCCGACGAGCCAGGCGACACAGACGCGGACCTTGCCCGTTGAGGGACAGTTCCCCTCGATCCTGTTCGACCCGCGGACGGACTTCTCCTTGCTCGCGCTCCTGATTGCGCTCGTGTTCGTCGGCGGCGTCTACTACCTGCTCGAACACACGGCCTTCGGCTACGACCTGCGGACCGCCGGCATCCAGCCCGCGGCCGCGGAGTACGGCGGTGTCGACTCCGCCCGGACCATCCTCACGTCGCTGACGCTGTCGGGCGCGCTCGGCGGTATCGGCGGGGCCGTGTTCGTGATGATGACGCTCGGGAAGTTCCAGACTGGCATTCCGAGCTACGGCTTCGACGGGATCACCGTCTCCATCCTCGCCGGCAACAACCCCATCGGGGCCGTCTTCGCCGCGCTACTCTTTGGCGTCCTCAAGTCCGGCTCGAACGTGGTGGCGTTCGCGACCAATGTGCCGCCACAGCTGGTCGGCGTCCTCCGGGGACTTATCATCCTGTTCGTCGCGATGCCAGAGTTCTTCCGTATCATCGGCCGGCGGCTCGCAGCACGCGAGCCGGACAGTCCGGCCGCCGCGACCGCAGGGGGTGGTGCTGATGACTGACGACAGCGCCATGGATCGACTCCGCTCGGCTTCGAGTCGAGTCCTTATCGCCGCCGCAGCGTTCCTCACACTGGCTGTACTTGCTGGATTCGGACTCTTCGCGCCGGCGTCGACGCCCGGTCAGATATTCTGGGTCCTAGCCTCGAAATCGACGCTGTCCTCGACATTGCGACTCTCGGTTCCGATCGTGCTGGCCGCGCTGGGCGGCATCTTCGCCGAGAAAAGCGGTATCATCAACATCGGGCTTGAGGGGCTGCTCATCATCTCGGCCTTCGCAGCTATCTTCGGAGCCGACGCCACCGGTTCGCTGTGGCTCGGGTTCCTCATCGGCATCGTCGCCTCGACGCTGCTCGCTGCCGTGTTCGCCGTCGTCTGTATCGAGTTCCGCGCCGACCAGATCATCGCCGGCTTGGCTGTCTGGCTCATCGCACTCGGACTCGCGCCGTTCGCCTCACAGGTGTTCTACGGCGGGCCAAACACCAGCAGCGTCGGGACTTTCGACACGATAACGGTCCCGACGCTGGCCGAGATTCCGTTCTTCGGCGCACTGTTCGACGCCTCGCCCGCCGTCTACATCATGTTCCTCGCCGTGGCGGCGTCGTGGTACGTGCTGAACCGAACCACGTTCGGCCGCTGGGTCCGGGCCGCCGGCGAGAACCCGAAGGCGCTTGACACCGCCGGTGTCGACGTGTCTCGCGTCCGCTACGCCGCCGTGCTCCTCTCCGGCGTCCTTTCGGGGATGGGCGGGGCCGCGCTGGCGATCAATATCGGCCAGTTCACCGGGAACGGCCCGACGATGGTCAACGGCAAGGGATTCATCGCCATCGTCGCGTATCTGTTCGGCAACTACAACCCGGTCGGCGCGCTGCTGTCGACCACGCTGTTTGCCGGCCTTGACGCCGTCCAGTTGCGTCTCCAGACGGCCGATGTCATCGCCGTCCCCGATTCACTGGTCCAGACGATTCCGTTCGTCGCCGTCATCGTCGTGCTCGCTCTGGTGGGCAAGACCCGCCTGCCAGAAGCCGCCGGTGACCACTACGAATCCGGCGAGGAATGAACTAGGAACAATCTTTTCCGGGCTTGTTTCTGCCCGCAGCACTTTATCGAATGCGAACAGCCAGAAAGCCCCTGCCGTCTCGGCTCCCGCGACTCGCTGCGCTCCGGTCGGTGCTTGCGTCGTCGGGATTCGCCGAGACGGCAGCCCCTTTCAGTCCCACCTGTAGATGGTTGCCCAAGCTATGCTGGGTGGGACTGAAAGGGGTGGCTGGCTGAACGACGGCGGACGAAGCAAGGACCGCAACGCAGTGAGTAGCGAGGGACCGAAGGTCCCTCGGACCATGCGAACGGGCGTGAAGCGCCCGTGAGCAGAGACCGCAGCGAGGCCCCCGAGTTCAGCCAACCGGGGCTTTCTGGCTGTACACAGGAGCAGTCCAGTCGGGACCAGCTGCCTTCCCTAGCCGAACACTCATGTGCGCGGCAGGCACAGGACGAGATAGCAAATGTCGCGCCGATATGACCACGCTCGGGTTCAGGAGTACTGGCAGCAGGCCTGGGAGCGGGAGGGCGTTTTCGAGTGCCCGACCGACGCTACGGACCCGACGTACGTGCTGGGAATGTTTCCCTACACCTCCGGCTCGTTGCATATGGGGCACATCAGAAACTACGCCATTACCGACGCGTACGCCCGGTATCGGCGGATGGCTGGCGACGACGTGCTTCACCCGATGGGGTGGGACGCCTTCGGCCTGCCGGCGGAGAACGCGGCCTACAAACGGGACACTGACCCCGAATCCTGGACCCGGACGTGTATCGACCAGATGAAAGACGACCTCCGGGAGATGGGCTTTGGTTACGACTGGTCCCGGGAAACCACCACCTGCGACCCCGACTACTACCAGTGGAACCAGTGGCTGTTCACCCAGTTCTACGACGAGGGGCTGGTGGACTACGGCGCGGCGACGGTGAACTGGTGTCCGGACTGTGAGACAGTGCTTGCTGACGCGCAGGTCGAAACGCCGCCGGAAGCCCATGAGGGCGAGACGACTGCCGGCACCGGAAACAGCCACACCCACGGTGGCGGCGTCTGCTGGCGCTGTGGAACGGACGTCGAACAGCGCGACCTCGACCAGTGGTTCTTCGCCATCACCGACTACGCCGAGGAGCTGTATCACGGGCTTGACGACCTGGAAGGATGGCCTGACGGCGTTCGAGACAGTCAACGTAACTGGATCGGCCGACAAGAAGGCGCGCGCGTCTCGTTTACCGTCAGCCACGACGATCACGACACCGTCGAGGCATTCACGACCCGACTCGACACGGTGTACGGCGCGACGTATCTGGCGCTGTCGCCGGGCCATGACCTCGCGCGAGCGCTGGCCGAGACGGATGACGCCGTTGCCGAGTACGTGGAGTCGGTGGCGAACACGGACGACGCCGGGATGAGCGGCGTCGAGACGGACCTCACCGCGACTCACCCGTACACCGGCGAGGAACTGCCGGTGTACGTCGCGGCGTACGTGCTGGACGACGTTGGAACGGGTGCGGTCATGGGCGTGCCGGCCCACAACGAACAGGACCACGCCTTCGCCGACGAACACGACCTGCCCGTCGAGCAGGCCGTCGAACCGGTCGACGGCAGCGGGACGGACCTGCCACATGCGCCCTACACCGGCGACGGGATGCTCACGGACAGTGGCGAGTACGACGGCCTCGCCAGCTCCGCCGCTCGGGAGCGCCTGCGCGAACACGAGGCCGCCGAGTCCGCGGTGACCTACCGCCTGCGGGACTGGCTCATCTCCCGCCAGCGCTACTGGGGGACACCGATTCCCATCGTCCACTGCGACGACTGCGGCCACGTCCCGGTTCCGGAAGACGACCTCCCGGTGGAACTGCCCGACTACGTCCAGACCACGGGGAACCCACTCGACGCGGCCGACGAGTGGAAGCAGACGACCTGTCCCGACTGCGGGGCCGACGCGGTGCGGGAGACGGATACGATGGACACGTTTGTCGACTCCTCGTGGTACTTCCTCAGGTATCTGTCGCCGCACTTCGCGGACGCGCCCTTCGACCAGAAAACCGCCGACGAGTGGCTCCCGGTCGACGTGTACGTCGGCGGCGAGGAACACGCAGTGTTGCACCTCCTCTATATACGCTTTTTTGCCCGGGCGCTCTCGGACATCGGTCTGCTTGACCGCGAAGAACCGGTTGAGCGGCTCATCAATCAGGGCACAGTGCTTCACAGCGGCGAGAAGATGTCCAAATCGAAGGGCAACGACATCGCGCCCCATGAGTACGGGGCCGAGACGACGCGGCTGTTTGTCCTCTCGGCGGCCCACCCCTCGCAGGACTTCGAGTGGACCGTGAAGGACGTCTCGACAGCCTACGACTTCCAGCAGACGCTGTACCGCCTTGTCACGGAATACACCGACCGAACGGAGACACGGACCGAGAGCACCGACCACGACGCGTACTTAGAGCGGGAAATCGACCGGACTATCGCGGCCGTTACCGAGGAGTACGACCGCTTTCGCTTCCATCGCGTTATCGGCGAGATACAGCGCTTCGCCCGCCTACTGGGGCGCTACGCGGGCTACGACCGGCCGTACCAGTTCGCCTATAGCCGCGGCTTGCGTGTGCTCGCTGGCCTAGTTGCCCCGATTGCGCCGTTCCTCGCCGAAGAGATGTGGCAGCTGCTCGACGAGGACGGCCTCGTCGCCGAGAGCCGGTGGCCGGAACCGCTCCGTGACGTGGACGACTACCGCATCGAGCGGCAGGTCGTTCGGCGAACGCTCGACGACGTGCGCGAGATCACGGAGGTCGTCGACATCGACGAACCGAACGAGATCGAACTCGTCGTCGCCGCCGACTGGAAGTACCGGGCCTACGAGATCGCCCGCGAGTCCGACCCCGACGACGCTATCGTCGGTGAAATCATGGCTGACGAAGCGATCAAACAGCACGGCGACACAGCCGCCGATTTCGCCGACCGGTTGGCCGACCGCGGGGCGGGACTCGAACCAATTATCGACGGCGAGCGCGAACTCGACACGCTCCAGCAGGCCGCGTGGCTGTTCGAAGACGAGTTCGCCTGTGACGTCGTCGTCCGGCGGGCCACGCCCGACGACGACCTCGCGGCCAAAGCGCGACCGAACAAGCCCGCGATTCACATCTCCTGACTACTCGGTCGCGGCTCCTGTCTCCTCTCGGGCGTCCTTGTGGGCATCAGTCACCGCGTCGACCAGTTTCTCCCGCTGCTCGTGGTGTATCAGGTGCGAACGACAGTCACAATCAGAACAGCCGAAGGCGTCGACGCGGTCGAACCCCACCGCTGTCGGCCCGTCAATCTGCTTGGCGACGGCGCATTCGATATCGGCCTCGGTTGTGACGACCCGGTCGACGGTCGTCGCCGCGTCACCGAGCAGGTAGTCGATGTGCCAGTGCCGGGTGTCGTTGTCGCCGGCAGCGACTGCGCGGTGGCGGTCGATGCGGCCGAAGCCGCCGCTACCCAGCGCGCTCCCGGTGTAGGCGTACCAGCCTGCCGGGAACGTGATTTCGCCCAGCGCGCCGACCTCGATTGGTCTGCTGGTGTCCCGTTCGAGAACCAGCGTGTAGGTTCCGCCAGGCATGCGCCCCCTCAGGTCCCGATATCGGGATCAGCGGCGAGTTCGCCGAACCCGTCGATACGGAACGTCCGGGAGTCGGTGCAGTCCTCGTTTTCAGCGGCGAGTTCGCCGACGATCCAGTTGAACCGGCGCTGAAATCCGTCGTAGGGCGCGGCCGCGAGTAGGTCGGTGACGCGGTCGCTCGTCAGGTCCTCGTCGTACTCCTCGGCGAAGTCGGCGATGTTCTCGGCGGCCGTCTGTGCGATTTCGTCGTCGGTCTCGTCTGCGAACGCCGCGGTGAGGGCGTCGGTCAGTTCGGACATACACGACATAACGCGACGATGCCACGTATGCGTTCTGAAACGGGGGGCTGTCCGAGCGTTTCTTGTGTCGAGAGCGACAATATCGGTACAATGAAGCCGCTGCGACAAAGCCCAACCGTGGTCACGCTGGCGGTCATCGTTGCTGTGTTCCTCGCACAGCAAGCCGTCGGCGTGGTGACCGCCCCGCGGAGCCTGTTCGCCCTCTCGCCCCCGCTGTTCAGTCGTCCCTGGACGCTTGTCACCAGTGTGTACGCACATGCTGGCCTGTCGCATCTCATCGCAAACGCCGTCGGATTGGCGCTCGCCGGTGTCGTCCTCGAACGTCGGACGTCGCCGCTCCGGTTCCACGCTTTCTTCGTCTCGACCGGTGCACTCGCCGGGGTTTCGCAGGTCTCGATAACCAGCCTTGTCGGCCCGCTCGTTCCCGGGATGGTCAGCCACGTCTCCGTCCTCGGGGCCAGTGGCGCTGTGTTTGCGCTCTTTGGATATCTGCTTGCCGCCAACCGCCTGACCGACACTGTCATCGGCGGGTTCGAACTCGCGCCGCGCGTCCAGTTGGTGCTGGCTGGCGTCGTCGCCGCTGCGATCACGCTCGCCACTGCGAACCCCGGCGTCGCGCTCATCGCACACTTCACCGGCCTTTTGTTGGGGTTTCTCGCCGGGCGCGTCCACCTGCTGCGGCCGACAGACTCGCCACAGACGCCCGAAGCCGCGAACTACTGACCGGTATGCCGTCGTTCTGGGATAGCTGCGACACGCCCTTTCTCGTGGCACGTAATTGGCAAGTGCTACCAAATAACTCGGGCACGTAGATAGACGGAATGGTACGGAGTCACGGGGCTACGTCTCTACTCGTCGCAGTACTGCTGGTGCTTGCCGGCTGTGGCGGATTCGTGGCAAACGGCACGGACGGCGGTGCGAATCCGCCAACTACGACAGAGACGGCGACACCGGGCACGCCCTCACCGGCGGCGAACGGGACGCTAGAGGTCCACTTCATCAACGTCGGCCAGTCGGTGGCGACCGTGCTGGTTAGTCCCGACAACGAAACGATGCTCATCGACTCCGGGGACTTCACCGACGACGGCGAATACGTCCTGCAGTATCTCGACCGACAGGGCATCGACCGCATCGACCACTTCGTCGTCTCGCACAACGACGCCGACCACATCGGCGGTAACGCGGCCGTCATCAGGCACTACGAGACCGAGAAAAACGGCGTCGGTGCGGTGTACGACCCCGGCATCGCCGCGAGCACGCAGACCTACGAGCGATACCTCGACGCCGTCGAAGCCCACAACGTGACGCTGTACGAGACGCGCGAGGGCGACCGGATTCCGTTTTCCGGCGTCGAGACGACCGTGCTCGGCCCACCGGAGCCGTATCTGGAAAACGCGGCGCGAAACGAGAACAGCATCGTCCTTCGAATCGAGCACGGTGAGACGAGCTTTCTCTTTACCGGCGACGCGGAGGACGACCAGGAGGCGTATCTCGTCGATACCTACGGAGCGGCGCTCAGGGCCACCGTACTGAAAGCCGGCCACCACGGCAGCGCGTCAAGCACCAGCGGGCCGCTGCTTGACGCCGCTGCCCCCCGGGCCGTCGTGGTTTCGAGTGCCTACGATTCGCAGTACGGCCATCCCAGCAACGAGACACTCCAGCGCCTTGCGGCGCGTTCGGTTCCGGCGTACTGGACCGCAACCCACGGGGACACCGTCTTGACTAGCGACGGGACCGCTGTGACCGTCAGCACGCAGCGGGCAGCGCCGACCGACCCGCTGTCACTCCGTACCGGGGACCCGATTGCGCCGAGCGCGACCGAACCGGTTACGCCGCGAGCGACCTACCTGCCCCACCCGTCCCCGCGGACTGATACACCGGTCCCAACCGCAACCGACGGCGGAACGCCCATCGGGAACACGAGCGGCGACTTAGTCATCGACCGCGTTCGCGCCGATGCGGCGGGCGACGACCGGGACAACCTCAACGACGAGTACGTCGTGTTCCGGAACGCGGGCGCGGAGCCGCTGGAAATGGGCGGCTGGACGGTCAGCGACGAAGCCGACCACAGCTACACCGTCCCCGACGGATTCACGCTCGACCCGGACGAAACCGTGACCCTTCACACCGGCAGCGGCACCGACACGGACACCGATCTTTACTGGGGGTCGGGGCGTCCGATATGGAACAACGGCGGTGACACAGTCACTGTGACCGACGCCGACAACGAGACCATACTGGAACGGAGTTACTAATGCTACCTGACGGAACCTACACCGCCGTCGTCGACCGGATCGAAGACGGGATTGCCACGCTGGAAATGGACACCAAGAATGGACTGTCCGCTCTCGACATTGCGGCCGCCGAACTGCCGGCAGAGGCACGGACGGCCGACGTGGTTCTGGAGATAACCGTTGCGGACTCGGCGCTCGTGGATGTAACGCGTGAACCCGAGGAAACCACCGACCGGGCGAGCGAGGCCCAGAGTCGGTTCGACCGGTTATCGAAGCGGCCGCCGCAGGACGGCGACGACGCGTAAAACTGCCCGCACACTCCGTAGGAGCTTGGTAACAATATGTACTGAGCGCGTAGCGCAGTGTATGTGGGACAGTGACATAGAAACGGCCGACCCACCGCTGGGGAGGTGTCCGGCCTGTGACGTGAGGATTCCCGCGGCGAATCTCGTCATCGCGTACGACACGGCTGGCGACTGGCCGCGGATGCTCGCGACGTGCCCGGATTGTGAGGGCGCGGTGAATCCAGTGTGATTCCTGCTGAAACAGACATGACAGAAACCGTTGACGTGAATACACATAGACACGCCGAAGCGGCCGCCTATATGTGTAGCAACCACCGATTAGGTGCGGTATACTGTTGTTTCGACCAATGATACCGAGGCCAGACAGGGTGAGTGACGGTGGGGTCATCGAGCAGCGATAGCCCACCGCTGCCCCACCAGAGCGACACCGATAGATTACGACCGACGGATGCCGGCCGATACCTCAACACGCTCGTGTTTGCGGTCCGCGGGCTCTGGACTGTGACGCTCCTCAGTGTCCGACCGGTCGCGTTCTGGGGAGCCGTATTACTGCCGCTGTTGTATCTCCCGTCGCTCTACGGCGTCGGCACCGGACAGGATACGGCGCTGTTCCTCGAACTCGTTGCCTGGCACGTCGCTTCTATCGTTCTCGGACACGGGCATACGCCATTCTGGGGTCGATAACTCGACACACTCGGCCTCATTAGGGCGCTACGGCACACTGTCACACTTTCCCACTCCACTCGAAACAAAGGGGGTGTGGTGACAGTTCTCGTCCCTGAAATCAGACAACGAAAATGCGCTCGTCAAGCCGCTCGGTGGCGGTTTCGGCCAGCGTCTTGAGATTCACCGTATCCTCACGGTTGTACGACACCAGTGTTTCGAGTGCACCGTCTCGGCCCTGTTCGTGTTCCCGCCAGAGCCGTACCGCGTCCCGACCGGAAATATCCGGTCGGTCCCGCTCGATACCGATATCTTGCTCGACCTGTTTGAGTCCGCCGGAGAGGCCGATCTTCTTGCAGGTGTACATCAGGTCTAGATGCGGGCGGTCGAGGTTGACATCGAAGTTCGCTTCGAGGAAGGGCACGTCGAAGCGCTTGCCGTTGAACGTCACCAGCAGGTCCGCGCCGTCGAACGCGGCCCGAAGGTTCTCCGCAGTCAGGTCGTCACCGGCGATGAGCGTCTGTGTGTCCCCGTCCTGATGGAGGCTCACCGTCGTCACCTGGTTGCGGTCCTGGTCGAGTCCGGTCGTCTCGATGTCGAAGAAGCAGGCCCGCTCGCGGAAGGTCTCGTACAGCCGCCAGCGCTCGCTGCTGGGAAACGCATGGTCGAAGTAGGTAACGTCGGTCTCGGCGATCCGGTCCCGCCCCTCGTCGATGAACTGCTGGATCCGGTCGCCGCGCTGGCCGCCGACGACGGACGGTTCGAATTCGTCCCAGTGGGTGACGCCCTGTTCCCAGATGGACTGCTCGGTCTTCTCCCCGACGCCGTCGGTACCGATGAAACTGTTCTCGACGCGCACGCTCTCGGGTACAGGTTGGGCTGTATGTAAGCCCGTCGGTGCGCGTGACAGACGACCGGTACGTCATGTCCCACCCGTCCTAATGTCCACACATCGGAAGGATGCTGTCGTACACTGATTGACTTTCCACGGAGACGACGACTGTGCTATCGCAGCTATCACACACTGATTGGGGCCGGTCGAACGTCCGCTCACAGAACGGACAGACGAACCGTATCGGGTCCGGGGTTTCGGATAGGGTCATGGCTTCGCAAGGAGTCCCGTATATGAGTAGCCACTCACTATGTGTATGCTACGCCCGCGATTCTGTTGCTACCTGTATAGTTGTCCTTGGTGCGTTGCTGACGAACGAAAGCCCAAAGCCGAGCGACGCCGCAGAGTCGTCCATGACGACGTTTCTGCTCGCCACAAGCTCGGTTCACGTCACTGCGGCCGCCGCTGACTACCTCCAGCACCGGCTCGACCCGGCAGGTGATGACGATATCGTCGTGGTCGCGGTCCGCGACCCCGATGCCCCATCCCGCGATGCCGGTGATGCTGTCAATGTTGCCCGCTCGCGCCTCGCCGAATTCATGCCCGCAACGGAGACACGGGAAGGCGAGCCCGTGACCGAAATACTGGCGGCTGTCGACGAGCACGACCCGGACGAACTCCTCATCGGCCCACATCGCGGTTCCGACGACAGCGACGGTGTCGGGTCGACGCCCCGAAACCTCCTCGCCCGTGTTGACCGCCCTGTCATCGTCCTCCCGCTTCCCTAGCGGGAAAACAGGCTGTCGTCCTCGAAGGTCAGACCGAGGTCGATATCGAGCAGGTCCTCAGTCATCGCGGCGACAGTCGGGGCGACATCCGATTCGGGGTCCGTCGCAAGTGGTCTGGGCGCGCCCGGTTCGATGTGTGGAACGGTGTGTGCCGCGTCTTCGACGGATTCACCGCTATCGCCGTGCACGCGGGTGGCGACAATGGCCGATGCCGGCGCGCCGATGTCACGGAGTCGGCCTCGTTGCCTCGGAAACAGGTCGCTGCCGCGCTGGCTGGCCGGCACTATGAGCGCCCGCCGCTGTGCGGTCGTGGCAGCGGCGACGGCCTGATTCGACGCGATTGGTGGCACATCGAGCAGGACGTGGTCGAACCGGCCGGCCAACTCCTCGATAGCCTGTTCGAGCGTCTGTGCGCTCTCGGCTGACTTCGCGCGAGCGAGGCGCTCAAACGGCGCGTGGGCCGGACAGAGCGCGACCCGCCCATCGGCGTCGATATCCCACTCGAACAGCGCGTCGTCGACCGACACGTCGCCGACGGCTACCGCGGTCACGTCGGCATCGAGCCGCCCGTCGACGTACGTTGCCAGCCCCTGCGTGCCGAAGGCTGCGTCGACGACAGCGACGGACCGCCCACCCCGGGCCAGCGTCGCTGCTGTCTCGACTGTCAGCCTGGTTGTTCCAGCCCCACCAGTACACCCGACGAACGCGAGCGTCGAAACCCCCATGCGTCGCTGTTGGCGTATCTTTCGATAAAAGGATACGGAATGTTACGCCTGTTCGGCCACGATGTCCGACTCGATGGCGTCCAGTTCGTCGTCAGAGAGGTCGGGGCGGTCGTTGACCAGCACGTGAACCGGTCGGCCGCCGTCGTCCTCGAACCGCGGGATAATGTGGCCATGGACGTGGGGGACCTCCTGACCGGCCACCTCGCCGTTGTTGAACGCGACCGTGCTGGCGGGGGCGTCGACAGCAGACTCGACGGCGGGGACGAGTTCGTGCAGGGTCGACATGACCGCACTCGCCACGTCGGCGGGCGTGTCGTTCAGCCGCTCGTGGTGGTCCTTCGGGATAACGAGCGTATGGCCTGGCGAGAGGGGATTGGCGTCCAGAAACGCCAGCACGGTGTCGTCCTCGTAGACGGTGCGGCCGGGGATGTCGCCGGCGACGATCTGACAGAAGATGCAGTCCTCGCTCATAGTCCTCCCTGTGTCCGGCGGTCACAAGAAGGTTCTAGGTGTCGCCGACGCCAGCGACCGCGTCCGTGATAGCATCGACGTACGTCTCGCGGTCGTAGCCCAGCCGCGAGAGCCAGACTTCCTGATACGATGGGTGGAGCAGCGGGACCACGGGCACGCCCAGCGCCTCGCTTCGGCGGGGGTCGAGCACGCTATCGAGGAAGCCGTCGAGGGCTGCGTCGTCCAGCGCCAGCACTGTCTTCGTCGCGTGTTTCCCGGTCGTCACGACCGCTGTCGGCTCGATTGCTTCGACTTCCTCGACGAGGAAGGGCCGGCAGTTCGCCAGTTCCGCATCGGTCGGGTCGCGGTTCTCCGGCGGGTGGCACTTTACGGCGTTTGTGTAGTAGCAGTCGCCGTGGCCGAACCCGGCGTCGGCGAGCACCTGCCGGATTTTCCGGCCGGAACGCCGCGAGGTATATGCCATTCCGGTCAGGTTGCCGCCCTGCCAGTGCTCGGCCTCGGGGTCACCCTCGGCGGGGGCTTCCCCGACGACGACGAGGTCAGCGTCCAGCGGACCGTTGCCCCACGAGATACAGGTCCGGCTCTCAGCGAGTGCGGGGCAGCGCCGGCAGTCCTCAGCGAGGGCGTTTCGCTCCGCCTCGTCCGGGAACGTTGGCACATGCGATGTGAGGGCTGTGCGTGGCAAATCGGTGGCGGTACCGACGTACTGTCTGGGCCACCACAAGACGTTTATCGCCGGTGGCCGCTCCAGCATCTGTATGCCCTCCTACGAGTACCGCACTATCGAGGTCGACAGTGATGTCATGATCGCCGGACTTGGCGGCGAGGTCACGCCGCCGGTCGAGCAACTGAACGAACTCGGAGCCGAGGGGTGGCATGTCGCCGCTCCGCTCACGGACAAGACCGGCGAGACGGTCAGCTTGCTCCTCCAGCGTGAGCGCGAGCGCTGAACGGCACACATACAACCGATTGTCCTTTATTGGAGGCGGCGAATGTGCCGGTATGGAACGTTTCGCCGCTGTCGATGACCAGTACGACCCCGACGCCGTCGAGGACGGCGTCTTCGAGTACTGGGACGATGTCGACGCCTACGAGCAGACGAAGGCCCACCGGGCCGACGGCGAGGACTACTTCTTCGTTGACGGGCCGCCCTACACCTCCGGCGCGGCCCACATGGGGACGACGTGGAACAAGACCCTGAAGGACTGTTACATCCGCTACCTGCGGATGCAGGGCTACAACGTCACCGACCGGCCGGGCTATGACATGCACGGCCTCCCCATCGAGACGAAAGTCGAGGAGCGCCTCGACTTCGAGAACAAGAAAGACATCGAGCAGTTCGGTGAGGAGAACTTCATCGAGGAGTGCAAAGACTTCGCCGAGGAGCAACTCGAAGGCCTCCAGACGGACTTTCAGGACTTCGGCGTCTGGATGGACTGGGATGACCCATACAAGACGGTCAACCCGGAGTATATGGAGGCCGCCTGGTGGGGCTTCCAGCAGGCCCACGAGCGCGACCTCGTCGAACAGGGCCAGCGCTCCATCAACCAGTGCCCGCGCTGTGAGACCGGCATTGCCAACAACGAGGTTGAGTACCACGATGTCGGCAAGCC includes:
- a CDS encoding lamin tail domain-containing protein, giving the protein MVRSHGATSLLVAVLLVLAGCGGFVANGTDGGANPPTTTETATPGTPSPAANGTLEVHFINVGQSVATVLVSPDNETMLIDSGDFTDDGEYVLQYLDRQGIDRIDHFVVSHNDADHIGGNAAVIRHYETEKNGVGAVYDPGIAASTQTYERYLDAVEAHNVTLYETREGDRIPFSGVETTVLGPPEPYLENAARNENSIVLRIEHGETSFLFTGDAEDDQEAYLVDTYGAALRATVLKAGHHGSASSTSGPLLDAAAPRAVVVSSAYDSQYGHPSNETLQRLAARSVPAYWTATHGDTVLTSDGTAVTVSTQRAAPTDPLSLRTGDPIAPSATEPVTPRATYLPHPSPRTDTPVPTATDGGTPIGNTSGDLVIDRVRADAAGDDRDNLNDEYVVFRNAGAEPLEMGGWTVSDEADHSYTVPDGFTLDPDETVTLHTGSGTDTDTDLYWGSGRPIWNNGGDTVTVTDADNETILERSY
- a CDS encoding DUF3006 domain-containing protein, which produces MLPDGTYTAVVDRIEDGIATLEMDTKNGLSALDIAAAELPAEARTADVVLEITVADSALVDVTREPEETTDRASEAQSRFDRLSKRPPQDGDDA
- a CDS encoding ribonuclease H-like domain-containing protein, yielding MRVENSFIGTDGVGEKTEQSIWEQGVTHWDEFEPSVVGGQRGDRIQQFIDEGRDRIAETDVTYFDHAFPSSERWRLYETFRERACFFDIETTGLDQDRNQVTTVSLHQDGDTQTLIAGDDLTAENLRAAFDGADLLVTFNGKRFDVPFLEANFDVNLDRPHLDLMYTCKKIGLSGGLKQVEQDIGIERDRPDISGRDAVRLWREHEQGRDGALETLVSYNREDTVNLKTLAETATERLDERIFVV
- a CDS encoding universal stress protein — translated: MTTFLLATSSVHVTAAAADYLQHRLDPAGDDDIVVVAVRDPDAPSRDAGDAVNVARSRLAEFMPATETREGEPVTEILAAVDEHDPDELLIGPHRGSDDSDGVGSTPRNLLARVDRPVIVLPLP
- a CDS encoding ParA family protein translates to MGVSTLAFVGCTGGAGTTRLTVETAATLARGGRSVAVVDAAFGTQGLATYVDGRLDADVTAVAVGDVSVDDALFEWDIDADGRVALCPAHAPFERLARAKSAESAQTLEQAIEELAGRFDHVLLDVPPIASNQAVAAATTAQRRALIVPASQRGSDLFPRQRGRLRDIGAPASAIVATRVHGDSGESVEDAAHTVPHIEPGAPRPLATDPESDVAPTVAAMTEDLLDIDLGLTFEDDSLFSR
- a CDS encoding HIT family protein, which encodes MSEDCIFCQIVAGDIPGRTVYEDDTVLAFLDANPLSPGHTLVIPKDHHERLNDTPADVASAVMSTLHELVPAVESAVDAPASTVAFNNGEVAGQEVPHVHGHIIPRFEDDGGRPVHVLVNDRPDLSDDELDAIESDIVAEQA
- a CDS encoding uracil-DNA glycosylase family protein, whose translation is MPTFPDEAERNALAEDCRRCPALAESRTCISWGNGPLDADLVVVGEAPAEGDPEAEHWQGGNLTGMAYTSRRSGRKIRQVLADAGFGHGDCYYTNAVKCHPPENRDPTDAELANCRPFLVEEVEAIEPTAVVTTGKHATKTVLALDDAALDGFLDSVLDPRRSEALGVPVVPLLHPSYQEVWLSRLGYDRETYVDAITDAVAGVGDT